ACGAACAGCGAGGACGACTTCGAGGAGTACGCCGACCTCGGCGCGACCACCTCGAACGCGATGGATATCGCGGAGACGTCGATGGACCGCGTGCGCGAACTCGTGCCGGACGAGACGTTGGCCGACCGCATCCGCCAGAAGTCCGTCCACGCGACCGGTGACCCCGAGTTCCAGTATCTGATGCGGTTCACCGGGACGGACGACGACGAACCGGTCCGTGCGGGGGCTCGCGCTGTCCTCGATGAACAACCCATCGTCACCGACATCACGATGGTCAAGGCCGGCATCACCGGCCGCGGGCACGACTGTCCGGTCCAGAAGGCCATCGGTAACGGCGCGGAACTGGCCGCCGAAACCGGGATGACCCGCACGGCCGCGTCAGTGCTCGAACTCGACAAGCAGGGCGTCTACGACGGGGCGATTGCCGTCGTCGGGAACGCGCCGACCGCCGCGCTCGCGCTGGCGGACTGCATTGAGGACGGCACGCGCCCGGCGGTCGTCGTCGCCACGCCCGTCGGCTTCGTCAAGGCCGCCGAGAGCCGAGAGCGGCTCCGCGAGGTCGCCGCCGAGCACGGCGTGCCGACCATCACGAACGTCGGCCGCCGCGGCGGGAGCGGACTGGCCGCCGGGCTGACGAACGAACTGGTGCACGTAGCCTCAGACGTACGAGACGGGGAACTCACGCTCGATGAGTAGCGACGACTACGACCTCGATAGCGGGCCGGACCCAGCGGCCATCGCGGCGAGCGCGCCCGAGGACCCCGACGCCGACCGGCCGGTCCACGCTGTCGGCATCGGCCCGGGGAACCTCGATTTCCTGACGCCGCGCGGTGAGCAGGCGATTCGCGAAGCTGACGTAGTCGTCGGCTTCGAAACCGTCGTCGACTTCGTCGCCGACCGGACCGACGCGGACCTGCTGACCTGTGGCTACCGGGACGAACTCGACACGCTGGAGACTTTCGCCGAACGCGTGGCCGACGGCGAGCGTGGGACTGCGGTGGCGATGGGTGACCCGAACCATTCGGGCTACC
The genomic region above belongs to Haloarcula hispanica ATCC 33960 and contains:
- a CDS encoding precorrin-8X methylmutase, translated to MTTNTDDATDGDTNSEDDFEEYADLGATTSNAMDIAETSMDRVRELVPDETLADRIRQKSVHATGDPEFQYLMRFTGTDDDEPVRAGARAVLDEQPIVTDITMVKAGITGRGHDCPVQKAIGNGAELAAETGMTRTAASVLELDKQGVYDGAIAVVGNAPTAALALADCIEDGTRPAVVVATPVGFVKAAESRERLREVAAEHGVPTITNVGRRGGSGLAAGLTNELVHVASDVRDGELTLDE